The Candidatus Methylacidiphilales bacterium genome includes the window TGGGATCATTGTTGTCTTACTGACACTCCACTCCAATCTCCAAGCCATGTGGTCCGTTTTGGAAGATGATCCCCGCCCAAGAAATCCGAAGCATGCTTTCGAAGTCTTCTCGAAGGATGCGTGGAACCGGAGCAACTTCGCCACCCCGCAGGAAATGCAGTGGTTCCGCGATGCCAAATACGGGATGTTCGTCCACTTCGGGCTCTCCACCTACAAGAACGCCGAATTGAGCTGGGGCGTCTGCCAAGTCCGCAAGGCCCCGGACAAGGGGGCGGGCCCTTACCCGGCCTCCGAATGGACCACTTGGAAGGATGAATTCCGCATACCAGAGTTCGACGCCAAACAACTGGTCCAGCACGCCCAGGATGCGGGCATGAAATACATCGTGGTCATCGCCAAACACCACGACGGCTTCCACATGTGGGATACGAAGCAGTCTGGCTTCAAGGTGACAAACACGCCTTACGGAAAAGATTTTTTGAAGGAAGTGGCCGATGCCTGTCACCAGGCCGGGATGAAGTTCGGCATCTACTACTCCCAGCGCGACTGGCTCCACCCCGACTACGAACCCACCAATTGGAGGGGCGAAAAGCACCAGCGCTACATCAGGTACCAGAACGAGGCCGTGCGTGAATTGTGCACGAATTATGGCAAAGTCGACGTTTTCTGGTTCGATGCCCTGACCTGGGGCGACATGTTCATCCCGGAGATGTGGGACGCCGAAAACCTCACCCGCATGATCCGGAAACTACAGCCGGGCATCCTCATCAACAACCGCGCCAGCTTGCCGGGCGATTTTGATACGCCGGAGCAAAAGATCGGCAGTTTCCAGAACCATCGCCCATGGGAAAGTTGCATGTGCCTATGTGGCACGTGGTCTTACAGCAAAACGCCGACCAAGTCCCCCAAACAACTGGTCGACATGCTGGTCTCCAGCCTCTGTGGCGATGGCAATATGCTGCTCAGTTGGGGCCCGCAATGGAGCGGGGCCTTCGCCCCGGATCAGATCGCCTCGCTCACCGCTGTGGGCGATTGGGTGAAAAAGAACGCCCTCGCCATCTACGGCACCCGTGGCGGGCCTTGGACCCCAGATAAATGGGGCGGCAGCGTCTACCGGGATAAGTCCGTTTTTCTCCACGTCAAAAGCTTGCCGCCGGGGAACGTTCTGAAACTGGCGGGCCTTGCGTCCAAAGTCCTCAAAGCCGGGATTCACGGCGGTGCCGATGTGGTTTTCAAACAGAGTGGGGACCAACTGGAAATCGCCCTGCCGGATGGAAGCATCGATCCACTCTGCACGGTGATTGAACTGACCTTGGACAAACCCAATCCTGGCATCCTTTACCCTGAAAAACGAAAATCCCTTTTCGAAGCCACCGAATACGGAGATGTGATTTCCGACAAAGCCACCCTCCAGATCAGTTCCGCCTCCCAGTGGGATAAAGAAGCCAATCATCCGCTATTGTTCACCGGCAGCTTGTCCGGGGATCAGTTCGCCTTTCACACGCAGGAAGAAACCAATCCCCGTGCCATCATCGACCTCGGGAAAGAGCATTCCATCCGTGGCATCCTCATCCACAACCGTGAGGGATATCCCACGCGGAATACAGGCGTGATGGTTTCTATGTCTCTCGACGGGCAGACATGGGAGCCGGTTTGGACCGCCTCAGATACTTCGGACATCTGGGAGATCCCCGTGACCCGTTTCGTTGCCGGTGCTCACATCCCCGGGAAAGACGCCCGCTACGTGAAAATCGAGCGTCGTCTGGAAAAACCCGACGCCCTCCACCTCCAGACCGTCAGGATCTACGGGAACTAGAGCCGTTCCGGTTTAGGGCGTTTTGCATTTGACCAGCTGATCGTTCTCATACCAAATTAAAATGACTGAGCGACAGAATAAACGGGAGGGCGAGGCTCCTGGCTCCTCCGTAAGCCTTCGGGGCTGAGCCGCCCTTGGAATAGAGACATCAAACCGGCTCGGCAGGAGCCTCGCCCTCCCGTAAGGGACTTTTAGGCCCACTCAATTCAATTTGGTATCATACTCTTTCTCATTCTCGTGCTCTTTGAATGAGAGAGAACGAGCACGAGAGCAAGTAAGAGTAAGGAGTGGAAACCACTGCCAATTAAACGCGATGCGCTCTAGTTTACGATGACCTCGATCACGTAGAATCCGCGGTCGGTGTAGGCCATGGGGACCGTGACGGTGACACGGTCCACATTGCCTTCACGCACGACGTTGGTGGAAGCAGGCGCAACCACGGGCCATGACGGGATATTCGAGAGGTCGCGTCCGTGGCGGATCTGCCAACTCAGTCCGGAGGCCTGCCAGTTCCAGGGGTATGTCAGGGTGACCGTATTTCCGCTGTTCGCACTGACAACCCGGAAGGGGCTTCCATTGGGAATCGCGGGGTTGGTCATGAATGCGAGTTCCATCAGATCGGATAATCCGTCGCCATCCGAATCGACACCGGGGCTGGGATAAGCGCTGGCCACGTTCACGGATACGGGCTGGTTGGCGGTGAGGAAGCCGTCATTCACCAGCACGGAAAAATTGAAGGTGCCCGGGCCTTGGGCTCCGGAGGGTGTCCAGGTGAAGACGCCGGAGCCCGGGTTGATGGCCGCACCGCCGGGCGCACCACTCAGGCTGTAAGTCAGGGTGTTGGCGGGCAGGTCGGCATCGGTCCCGTTGGCGGTGAAGGAGAGCAGGGAGCCCATGTTGACCGAGAGGGATGGAATGGCGGCCAGAACAGGAGCGGTGTTGACTTCGTTGACCGTGAGGGAAACCGAACGGTTGGCCGTCAAATTGCCATCGCTGACCATGACGGTGAAATTGAAGGTGCCGGGGCCCAGGGCTTCGGAGGGCATCCAGGAAAAGTTTCCACTGCTGGAGTTTATGGAGGCTCCGCTGGGCGCATTGATCAGGCTGTAAGTCAGGGTATTGGCGGGCAGGTCGGCATCGGTCCCGTTGGCGGTGAAAGAGACTAGGGTGCCTTCATCCATCGTCTGAGATGGAATCGGAGACAGCGCGGGGGCCACATTGACCTCGTTGACCGTGATGTTGACCGTCCGATCCGCGGCCAGTTGCCCGTCGCTTGCCCGGATGGTGAATGTGTAGGCCGTTCCATTCCCCTGCCCTTCACTGGGCGTCCAACTGAAAACCCCTGTCGTGCTGTTGATGGTGGTGTTGGAGAGGGGATCCACAATGCTGTAGGTGAGGTTTCCAGCTGGAAGGGTGGAGTCGGTGGCGTTGACGCTGAAGGTGAGGTTCGTCAGTTCGTTTGTCACCTGGTCAGGTATGGCGGAAAGAGACGGCGGGGTGTTATCCGGGATGGGGACAATGAAGCGCCACTGCACGCTGTCGTCGGTGGTGGTGGTGGTCACCATTTGGTAAGCGGTCACATTGTTGCTGGTATTGAAACTGACCAGCTTCAGGCGGGTGTTCGAGTTGGGATGGCCGAGATAAAACCAGCCGTTTTCTTTGTGGGTGAGGGACCACTCCACATTGACTCCCGTGGTGCCGGCCGCCGCCAGGGTGGGGGCCACTCCTGTTCCGGTGGTGTGACTCAGCCGTCGGCCGTCGATCGATGAGACGACATAATACCTGTTGGAGACACCGGCGGAGACCAGGGTCCAGTTGACGATCGCGCCATCAGTCCGGATGGTGCGCCCGCCGGGGTTGGTGTTCCCCGTGGCGGCGTTGGCCAACCTCTTGCGCAGGCCGCGGTGATGGATGATGTAGGTCTTGTCTGTCCGCACGGTGGTGTCGCAGTCCCACGCGGCGTAGAGCTTGCCGAAGGGGGTGAGGTTCCCGGAAGTGTCATAGCTATTCGACCGGGGTGCGGGGGTGAAGCTTCCCCACGGATTGGCAGGTTCAGGATTGTTCTCGTCGGCGGTGAATACAAACAGGGCATACTTGCGCAGCGCACCCAGACCCTCCGCCCGCCACAGGAACTCCGCCAGACACTGGTAGTTGTCTTCTTCACTCCAAGATTGATTGCCACCCCAATCCACGAAGCCGAATTCCGTCAGCCAGATCGGTCGGCCGAAGTCGTTGTATTCGGCTTCAATCAGGTTGATCAGGTAATCCGATGAACCGCTGCTCGGACCGGGATAGGTGTGGATGGCATTGTATTCGACCCGATAGCCGAGCCTTTCTGCCTCTGCGTAGAATGTCTCGTGCCAGCTGGGCACCCCGACAGGAGGATTGAGCGTTCCGGGAGATGGGCTGACCAGGGGCTGGTTGAGCGCCATCAGTTGCGGCCACAGGGTGACACAATCCGTCAGGGGAATATTCGACTGGTCGGTGCGATCCGGTTCGTTGAAGCCCAACAGCAGCATGCCGTCACCGCGTCTGCGCCACTCGGAGGTTCTCTGCCAGATCGGGCCGGATCCCGTGTTGTAGGTCCAGTTGAAACTGCCCCATTGCATGGGATGGTAGACGGTGTCGGCGGGAAGTGCGACCGAGTTGGAAGGGCCCCAGTTGTACAGCCAGTCCGATTTCATCCCGACAAAGGCCCCACCGATCCCTTTTTTGGACGCCCAGGTATCGTAGTTGATCCGCCACTGCTGGCTGGTCGCGTTCCCCGCCGTGTTCTGTACCAGGGCGGTGCCCGGCGCAGTCGCCCCGCCTTGGGTATCAATCGCCAGTCCGCTCCAGGCATTGATGAGGCGGTAGCGCCCGCCACCCAGGGGCTCGAGGATCCAGTCCTGGTGAGGCAGGGCCAAGTAGGGTTCATCGGTGAGGGCCAAGCCCGCCGTTTGCGAGAGTTGCGCCCCGGAGAGGCACTCGCCGGTGTCCCGGTTTCTCAACCGGTATGTGCCATCGGCCAGATTGAGCAGGACCTGGTACTGGGCTTGGGCGGCGGATATTCCGACGGACTCCAGGGCGGGTTGTCCGGTGGTGGCTACGGCCATATCAAGATTGGCCGCGATATTGGTGATTTGATGGTAAGCGTCGTTGAAATCCTCATAATCCGCGTAGGCACCTGAAGGGTTGATGTCGGTGCCCAGAACGTAGCCCACATTGCCCGTGTTGGCAGGGAAGATTTGCAACTCCCGGATGATGGTGGGAGTGACGCTGCTCTTGGTGAATTCCAGACGCAGTTTGGTCGTGGTGACCGGGGTGGTGAACGGGATGATGCGGTTGAGCTGGGTATTGCCGGTTACACCGCCGCCGGGAATGTTGGTCCAAGCGGTGCCATTCCAGTATTTGAG containing:
- a CDS encoding glycosyl hydrolase, coding for MQRCLIKGSWTPRRLPRMLAVFVLGVAAPVPLSAAIIQAGNVTSTLGPTFFIDNALNGGTDTDINQPAVGVFDRYFKGLLTPNQGPTRVSITGFGFAAHTSATANDATSVAVTFTYLGANEASGGGDDVVLGTVTGNYSFTGGGEYVFAFDSALTANLTITGTRFRIAVAPSNSGGNGSLKIKNSAISYETGTGASLSVAGVAASQIIPQRVNLAKYQPVTVSSVSGNRLGSYVTDGDAGNDSRWISQNWAYNTARIDFPFPVEVGSAQLFMGVDDTLPLAKFGLQYLNGSTWTTINGTDIDGNSNVERNLVFGAPVTASSFRIIVTDPTIRLREFALYPPNGPSGYPIGTDIKMNLALQRPAVASSHTTGQFPIYAVDGRTHTGSSWQTTTNGTNTLDIEMVASTKIGSVHLYSGSATTSALADFTLKYWNGTAWTNIPGGGVTGNTQLNRIIPFTTPVTTTKLRLEFTKSSVTPTIIRELQIFPANTGNVGYVLGTDINPSGAYADYEDFNDAYHQITNIAANLDMAVATTGQPALESVGISAAQAQYQVLLNLADGTYRLRNRDTGECLSGAQLSQTAGLALTDEPYLALPHQDWILEPLGGGRYRLINAWSGLAIDTQGGATAPGTALVQNTAGNATSQQWRINYDTWASKKGIGGAFVGMKSDWLYNWGPSNSVALPADTVYHPMQWGSFNWTYNTGSGPIWQRTSEWRRRGDGMLLLGFNEPDRTDQSNIPLTDCVTLWPQLMALNQPLVSPSPGTLNPPVGVPSWHETFYAEAERLGYRVEYNAIHTYPGPSSGSSDYLINLIEAEYNDFGRPIWLTEFGFVDWGGNQSWSEEDNYQCLAEFLWRAEGLGALRKYALFVFTADENNPEPANPWGSFTPAPRSNSYDTSGNLTPFGKLYAAWDCDTTVRTDKTYIIHHRGLRKRLANAATGNTNPGGRTIRTDGAIVNWTLVSAGVSNRYYVVSSIDGRRLSHTTGTGVAPTLAAAGTTGVNVEWSLTHKENGWFYLGHPNSNTRLKLVSFNTSNNVTAYQMVTTTTTDDSVQWRFIVPIPDNTPPSLSAIPDQVTNELTNLTFSVNATDSTLPAGNLTYSIVDPLSNTTINSTTGVFSWTPSEGQGNGTAYTFTIRASDGQLAADRTVNITVNEVNVAPALSPIPSQTMDEGTLVSFTANGTDADLPANTLTYSLINAPSGASINSSSGNFSWMPSEALGPGTFNFTVMVSDGNLTANRSVSLTVNEVNTAPVLAAIPSLSVNMGSLLSFTANGTDADLPANTLTYSLSGAPGGAAINPGSGVFTWTPSGAQGPGTFNFSVLVNDGFLTANQPVSVNVASAYPSPGVDSDGDGLSDLMELAFMTNPAIPNGSPFRVVSANSGNTVTLTYPWNWQASGLSWQIRHGRDLSNIPSWPVVAPASTNVVREGNVDRVTVTVPMAYTDRGFYVIEVIVN
- a CDS encoding alpha-L-fucosidase, with the translated sequence MKLAKSSTPVLGIIVVLLTLHSNLQAMWSVLEDDPRPRNPKHAFEVFSKDAWNRSNFATPQEMQWFRDAKYGMFVHFGLSTYKNAELSWGVCQVRKAPDKGAGPYPASEWTTWKDEFRIPEFDAKQLVQHAQDAGMKYIVVIAKHHDGFHMWDTKQSGFKVTNTPYGKDFLKEVADACHQAGMKFGIYYSQRDWLHPDYEPTNWRGEKHQRYIRYQNEAVRELCTNYGKVDVFWFDALTWGDMFIPEMWDAENLTRMIRKLQPGILINNRASLPGDFDTPEQKIGSFQNHRPWESCMCLCGTWSYSKTPTKSPKQLVDMLVSSLCGDGNMLLSWGPQWSGAFAPDQIASLTAVGDWVKKNALAIYGTRGGPWTPDKWGGSVYRDKSVFLHVKSLPPGNVLKLAGLASKVLKAGIHGGADVVFKQSGDQLEIALPDGSIDPLCTVIELTLDKPNPGILYPEKRKSLFEATEYGDVISDKATLQISSASQWDKEANHPLLFTGSLSGDQFAFHTQEETNPRAIIDLGKEHSIRGILIHNREGYPTRNTGVMVSMSLDGQTWEPVWTASDTSDIWEIPVTRFVAGAHIPGKDARYVKIERRLEKPDALHLQTVRIYGN